The following are from one region of the Thermoproteus uzoniensis 768-20 genome:
- a CDS encoding ATP-grasp domain-containing protein — protein sequence MVRLVVDLVKEEERMIVKAAERLGVGLELVRVDGLNLSEDVDPGVYLIRTLSHNKATIAAAHIEASGAVAVNGWRALAAGWNKAVALALLRASGLPIPRTRLAPAAPEAAELIVKPAFGSWGRKVALARSREDVEALLKGAEPDEVYLVQERVGDGTDIRAFVIGYRVAAAMVRRPPPGDWRSNAARGGHVEGIKPPPDVEELAVKAAKALNADYAGVDILISPDGYFVGEVNVVPEFKAVSKASGVDVAAELLAYVASLERR from the coding sequence GTGGTGAGGCTCGTAGTCGACTTGGTCAAGGAGGAGGAGCGCATGATAGTGAAGGCGGCCGAGAGGCTCGGCGTAGGTCTCGAGCTGGTGAGGGTAGACGGGCTTAACCTCTCGGAAGACGTCGATCCCGGCGTTTATCTAATAAGGACGCTCAGCCACAACAAGGCCACCATAGCGGCCGCACACATCGAGGCTTCGGGAGCCGTGGCCGTCAACGGCTGGAGGGCCCTCGCGGCGGGGTGGAACAAGGCCGTGGCTCTAGCCCTACTACGCGCGTCGGGATTGCCCATACCGAGGACTCGGCTGGCCCCGGCGGCCCCCGAGGCGGCCGAGCTCATAGTCAAGCCAGCCTTCGGTAGCTGGGGGAGGAAGGTCGCCCTGGCGAGGTCTCGGGAGGACGTCGAGGCGTTGCTCAAGGGCGCGGAGCCCGACGAGGTCTACCTCGTGCAGGAGCGGGTAGGCGACGGGACGGATATAAGGGCCTTCGTGATAGGCTATAGGGTAGCCGCCGCCATGGTGAGGCGGCCGCCGCCCGGCGACTGGCGTAGCAACGCTGCCAGAGGCGGGCACGTCGAGGGCATCAAGCCCCCGCCCGACGTCGAGGAGCTCGCCGTCAAGGCCGCGAAGGCCCTCAACGCCGATTACGCCGGCGTCGACATACTGATAAGCCCCGACGGCTATTTCGTCGGAGAGGTCAACGTAGTGCCCGAATTTAAGGCCGTCTCCAAGGCCAGCGGGGTGGACGTGGCCGCGGAGCTCCTGGCCTACGTAGCCTCGTTGGAGAGGAGATGA
- a CDS encoding chloride channel protein: protein MARPVAYLDGARYLARWLVLGLLVGVVSGLAALAFYYVLKLFEGIFLVSLVGSSASGVWPSASRYYLLPASAALGGALASLVIYSLAPEAEGSGTDFVIRAYHELQGRIRWIVAPVKIVATALTIGSGGSGGAEGPAAQYSASLSSFISDILKLSPEDRKVMVAVGMGAGIGAIFKAPIGGALLAAEALRRGGFETRVVYPALVASAASYAVFGGFTGYMPLLGLYAGSLRPIDFAVYAALGLVAGLAAIAYVEALSLARRAFGAMRARYVRPIAGMAIAGSIALLAPQVVGEGFAWVRLAEAGEFGKFYSPVLPTVALLALLPVLKILATAATVGSGGSGGLFAPAIFIGAFIGVDMWFLIHYMAPHASLQITPLVVVGIAAMLAAATKTPLSAMAMAVEMIGGVQLLPAVMVAVAVSYVVSWNYAIFNAPADSAGDGGRRPQPDSPGAALAQDLRPATGSLRRAAHPTL from the coding sequence ATGGCCCGCCCAGTTGCCTATCTGGACGGCGCGCGCTACCTCGCAAGGTGGCTAGTCTTAGGCCTATTGGTCGGCGTTGTGTCCGGCCTAGCCGCCTTGGCCTTCTACTACGTGTTGAAGCTCTTCGAGGGAATTTTCCTGGTGAGTCTCGTCGGCTCCTCGGCGTCCGGCGTCTGGCCTAGCGCGAGTAGGTATTACCTCTTGCCTGCCTCGGCCGCGCTGGGAGGCGCCTTAGCCTCTCTGGTCATATACTCCCTAGCCCCCGAAGCCGAGGGCTCCGGCACAGATTTCGTTATTCGGGCCTACCACGAGCTTCAGGGAAGGATCAGATGGATAGTCGCGCCTGTCAAGATTGTGGCGACGGCGCTGACTATAGGCTCGGGAGGTAGCGGAGGCGCCGAAGGGCCTGCCGCACAGTACTCGGCTAGCCTCAGCTCCTTTATCTCCGATATACTCAAACTATCGCCGGAGGATCGGAAGGTCATGGTGGCCGTGGGCATGGGGGCCGGGATCGGGGCTATCTTCAAAGCGCCTATAGGGGGCGCGTTGCTGGCCGCGGAGGCTCTTCGGAGAGGTGGTTTCGAGACAAGAGTGGTGTACCCAGCCTTAGTGGCGTCGGCCGCAAGTTACGCCGTCTTCGGAGGCTTCACCGGCTACATGCCCCTCCTGGGACTCTACGCGGGGTCCCTTAGGCCTATCGATTTCGCAGTCTACGCGGCTCTGGGCCTCGTCGCCGGGCTCGCCGCGATAGCGTACGTCGAGGCGCTCAGCCTGGCCCGCCGGGCGTTCGGCGCGATGAGGGCGAGATACGTAAGGCCCATAGCCGGCATGGCGATCGCCGGCTCGATAGCGTTGCTGGCGCCTCAAGTCGTCGGGGAGGGGTTTGCGTGGGTGCGTTTAGCGGAGGCGGGCGAATTCGGCAAGTTCTATTCGCCGGTTCTGCCAACTGTGGCGCTCCTCGCGCTTCTCCCAGTACTCAAGATATTGGCTACGGCGGCTACCGTCGGATCCGGCGGAAGCGGCGGCTTGTTCGCGCCGGCGATCTTCATCGGCGCGTTCATTGGCGTGGACATGTGGTTCCTAATACACTACATGGCCCCACATGCATCGCTCCAGATAACGCCCCTCGTGGTCGTAGGAATCGCGGCTATGCTGGCGGCCGCGACGAAGACCCCGCTGTCGGCCATGGCCATGGCTGTGGAGATGATCGGCGGCGTCCAGCTACTCCCAGCTGTCATGGTAGCAGTTGCCGTTTCATACGTTGTTTCCTGGAACTATGCGATATTTAACGCGCCGGCGGATAGCGCCGGCGATGGAGGTCGTCGGCCTCAGCCCGATAGCCCCGGCGCCGCGCTGGCGCAAGATCTGAGGCCGGCTACGGGATCTTTAAGACGTGCGGCCCATCCTACGCTGTAA
- a CDS encoding alkaline phosphatase family protein, giving the protein MEVPDYNGGGIAAVPNTLLAHFGLPPRGPQIRFGLGLSSRKIALILLDGLGFNTFAKIAGEYSGMFRGLYRATSVFPTTTSAALTSLSTGLAPCQHGVVAWSFYLKEAGAVIDSLNMSPMLGERDGLSNAGYELKALFNAPTVFADLAKAGVKSKVFLPKGLGGGISRILYDGAEIFEYVSHYDALINAGRFLQQNDAAYAYVYISTVDSVAHRYGPRSDEVLVAARGVLDSVTKLAGQYMAGADVIITADHGHEEIARNENLSKDVELLDALSMPPYGDPRALYLKPSAEPRRLAELLARHGEFSLMSREEALKAGLLGSCEGRFAERIGDYIALPGRGLSAIYLYKQKNEDPLKFRGHHGGLTEDELYIPLILL; this is encoded by the coding sequence ATGGAGGTGCCGGACTACAACGGCGGCGGGATAGCCGCCGTGCCGAACACGTTGCTGGCGCACTTCGGTCTGCCTCCTAGAGGTCCACAGATAAGGTTCGGCCTAGGCCTCTCGTCGAGGAAGATTGCGCTGATCTTGTTAGACGGCCTCGGCTTTAATACGTTCGCTAAGATAGCCGGAGAGTACTCCGGGATGTTCAGGGGACTCTATAGGGCGACCTCGGTCTTCCCCACGACCACATCGGCGGCCTTGACGTCCCTATCGACGGGACTGGCGCCGTGCCAACACGGAGTCGTGGCGTGGAGCTTCTACCTCAAGGAGGCTGGCGCCGTGATAGACTCGCTGAATATGAGCCCCATGTTGGGCGAGAGGGACGGGCTGAGCAACGCCGGCTACGAGCTCAAGGCGCTCTTCAACGCGCCGACGGTATTCGCCGATTTGGCCAAGGCCGGCGTGAAGTCGAAGGTGTTCCTCCCGAAGGGGCTGGGCGGAGGGATTAGCAGAATACTCTACGACGGCGCCGAGATCTTCGAATACGTATCGCACTACGACGCGTTGATAAACGCAGGTCGCTTCCTCCAGCAGAACGATGCGGCCTACGCCTATGTCTATATATCCACAGTGGACAGCGTCGCCCACAGATACGGGCCGCGCTCCGACGAGGTCCTCGTAGCTGCGAGGGGAGTCCTAGACTCCGTGACGAAGCTGGCGGGGCAATACATGGCCGGCGCCGACGTCATAATCACGGCGGATCACGGCCACGAGGAGATCGCCCGCAACGAGAACTTGTCAAAGGACGTAGAGTTGTTGGACGCGCTCAGCATGCCGCCGTACGGCGATCCCAGAGCGCTGTACCTCAAGCCCTCCGCAGAGCCCCGACGCCTCGCGGAGCTCTTGGCGAGACACGGCGAGTTCTCGCTGATGTCCAGAGAAGAGGCCCTCAAGGCAGGCCTCCTCGGAAGCTGTGAGGGGCGGTTCGCGGAGAGGATCGGCGACTACATAGCGTTGCCGGGACGCGGCCTCTCCGCCATCTACCTCTACAAGCAGAAGAACGAGGACCCGCTTAAATTTAGAGGACACCACGGAGGGCTTACAGAAGACGAGCTCTACATCCCGCTTATACTTCTATAG
- the carB gene encoding carbamoyl-phosphate synthase (glutamine-hydrolyzing) large subunit: MDVRKILVVGSGAIKIAEAAEFDYSGSQALKAFREEGIETILVNPNVATIQTSKVLADRVYFLPIRREFLEQIIERERPDAIACGFGGQTALSACVELHDAGVLSKYGVRVVGTPVEGIRRALSRELFQKAMREAGVPIPPSRSARSPDEALAAAEELGYPVMVRVSFNLGGAGAFKARNRAELESRIYKAFAQSAIGEVLVEKYLEGWKEIEFEVVRDSHDNVAAVVCMENIDPMGYHTGDSIVVAPCQTLTDDEYQTARDISIAVERAIGLIGEGNVQVAVNYAGPEQYAIETNPRMSRSSALASKASGYPLAYIAAKLALGYRLDEVMNQVTRRTVAAFEPSLDYIVVKHPRWENDRFGVDEGLGPEMMSIGEAMGIGRNLEEAWQKAVRMIDIGEPGLVGGPLFRSATLDEALSALERHLPYWPIYAAKALYLGATVDQIYELTKVDRFFLNAIKRVVDVWKVLESGRASPELLEEAKRLGFSDEQIALALGAKPEELAKNRRRPVVKKIDTLAGEWPADTNYLYLTYGGEFDELSPKVDYLVVGAGVFRIGVSVEFDWATVNLALELKRRGYRVAILNYNPETVSTDWDVVDKLYFDEISAERILDIYEKEGGPVVVLYAGGQIGQRLYPKLEGLGVKIGGTRASSIDLAEDRSKFSRLLDKLGIRQPPWFYARSIEEAEKLAEDLGYPVLLRPSYVLGGTYMAVARNRGELAEFLTKAARVSGEYPVVVSKFMPMGVEAEVDAVSDGRRVVVTPIEHVEPPGVHSGDSTMVMPPRRAPEAAVRKMAEIAYMIARELDVRGPLNVQFIVADDVYVIEANLRASRSMPFVSKATGVNYMSLTADVLTRERLPYDDDMTVLRPSRWWVKTAQFSWSRVRGAYPRLGPVMYSTGEVASFGDVFEEALLKSWLSAPPNKIPSRNALVYTFDESYAKEIEEIKRRLSWLDILEPSPEIVEAIKWKKVDIVITAGVTPDRDYAIRRVAADTSTPLVLHPSLGLELAAAFDWLRKGGRLGVEPW; the protein is encoded by the coding sequence ATGGACGTCAGGAAGATCCTAGTGGTGGGCTCAGGCGCTATAAAGATCGCGGAGGCCGCCGAGTTTGACTACTCCGGCTCTCAAGCTCTCAAGGCCTTTAGGGAGGAGGGGATAGAAACGATCCTGGTAAACCCTAACGTCGCCACTATACAGACCTCGAAGGTCTTGGCGGATAGGGTCTACTTCCTCCCCATCAGGAGAGAGTTTCTCGAGCAGATCATAGAGCGCGAGAGGCCCGACGCGATAGCCTGCGGCTTCGGCGGCCAGACGGCCTTGTCCGCCTGCGTGGAGTTGCACGACGCCGGGGTTCTCTCAAAATACGGCGTGAGGGTGGTGGGCACGCCGGTGGAGGGCATAAGGAGGGCCCTGTCTAGGGAACTGTTCCAGAAAGCCATGAGGGAGGCGGGCGTGCCCATCCCGCCGAGCCGCTCGGCGAGGAGCCCGGACGAGGCGTTGGCGGCGGCCGAGGAGCTGGGCTACCCCGTGATGGTGCGCGTGTCGTTCAACCTAGGAGGGGCGGGCGCCTTCAAGGCGAGGAACAGAGCCGAGCTGGAGTCCCGCATCTATAAGGCCTTCGCGCAGTCGGCTATAGGCGAGGTCCTGGTCGAGAAGTACCTGGAGGGCTGGAAGGAGATAGAGTTCGAGGTCGTGAGGGACTCCCACGACAACGTGGCGGCTGTTGTCTGCATGGAGAACATAGACCCCATGGGGTACCACACGGGCGACTCCATAGTGGTGGCGCCGTGCCAGACGCTCACCGACGACGAGTATCAGACGGCGCGGGACATCTCCATAGCCGTCGAGAGGGCCATAGGCCTAATCGGCGAGGGCAACGTCCAAGTCGCCGTTAATTACGCCGGGCCGGAGCAGTACGCCATAGAGACCAACCCCCGCATGTCGCGCTCCAGCGCCTTGGCCTCGAAGGCCTCGGGCTATCCCCTCGCCTACATCGCCGCCAAGCTGGCGTTGGGCTACCGCCTCGACGAGGTGATGAACCAAGTGACTAGGCGCACTGTGGCGGCCTTCGAGCCGTCTCTCGACTACATCGTGGTGAAGCACCCGCGTTGGGAGAACGACCGCTTCGGCGTAGACGAGGGGCTTGGGCCGGAGATGATGTCCATAGGGGAGGCCATGGGCATAGGCCGCAACCTCGAGGAGGCCTGGCAGAAGGCCGTGAGGATGATAGACATAGGCGAGCCGGGCCTCGTCGGGGGGCCCCTCTTCAGATCCGCGACTCTGGATGAGGCCTTGAGCGCCCTCGAGCGCCACCTGCCGTATTGGCCCATCTACGCCGCGAAGGCCCTCTACCTAGGCGCGACCGTGGACCAGATATACGAGCTCACCAAGGTGGACAGATTCTTCCTCAACGCCATAAAGAGGGTTGTCGACGTCTGGAAGGTCCTCGAATCCGGGCGCGCGTCTCCCGAGCTCCTCGAGGAGGCTAAAAGGCTGGGGTTCTCCGATGAACAGATAGCGTTGGCGTTGGGGGCCAAGCCGGAGGAGCTGGCCAAGAACAGGCGGAGGCCCGTCGTCAAGAAGATAGACACGCTAGCGGGCGAGTGGCCCGCCGACACGAACTACCTGTACCTCACCTACGGCGGGGAGTTCGACGAGCTCTCCCCGAAGGTGGACTACTTAGTGGTCGGCGCCGGCGTCTTCAGAATAGGCGTGTCGGTCGAGTTCGATTGGGCGACGGTCAACCTGGCCCTAGAGCTCAAGAGAAGGGGCTACCGCGTCGCTATACTCAACTACAACCCCGAGACCGTGTCGACTGACTGGGACGTGGTAGACAAGCTGTACTTCGACGAGATATCGGCCGAGAGGATCCTCGATATATACGAAAAGGAGGGAGGACCTGTCGTGGTGCTCTACGCGGGCGGGCAGATAGGGCAGAGGCTGTACCCCAAGCTGGAGGGTCTGGGGGTCAAAATAGGCGGCACCCGCGCGTCGTCGATAGACCTCGCCGAGGACAGAAGCAAGTTCTCGCGCCTCCTCGACAAGCTTGGCATAAGACAGCCGCCTTGGTTCTACGCGAGGAGCATAGAGGAGGCGGAGAAGCTCGCGGAGGATCTCGGCTATCCTGTGCTGCTCAGGCCCAGCTACGTCCTGGGCGGGACCTACATGGCGGTTGCCAGGAACAGGGGAGAGCTGGCCGAGTTTCTGACCAAGGCCGCCAGAGTCAGCGGCGAGTACCCCGTGGTGGTGTCCAAGTTCATGCCGATGGGCGTGGAGGCCGAGGTAGACGCTGTGTCCGACGGAAGGAGGGTCGTCGTCACGCCGATAGAGCACGTGGAGCCGCCCGGCGTTCATTCGGGCGACTCCACCATGGTCATGCCGCCCCGCAGAGCGCCGGAGGCCGCCGTTAGGAAGATGGCGGAGATCGCCTATATGATAGCCAGAGAGCTCGACGTCAGAGGGCCCCTCAACGTGCAGTTCATAGTCGCTGACGACGTGTACGTCATAGAGGCGAACCTGAGGGCGAGCCGCTCCATGCCGTTTGTGAGCAAGGCGACCGGCGTCAACTACATGTCGCTCACAGCGGACGTCTTGACTAGGGAGAGGTTGCCCTACGACGACGATATGACGGTGCTGAGGCCATCCAGGTGGTGGGTCAAGACGGCTCAGTTCTCCTGGAGCAGGGTGAGGGGGGCGTACCCGAGGCTGGGCCCCGTCATGTACAGCACCGGCGAGGTCGCCTCGTTCGGCGACGTCTTCGAGGAGGCGCTCCTCAAGAGCTGGCTGTCAGCCCCGCCCAACAAGATCCCGTCGAGGAACGCGTTGGTGTACACGTTCGACGAGTCCTACGCGAAGGAGATAGAGGAGATAAAGAGGCGCCTCTCCTGGCTGGATATACTGGAGCCGTCGCCCGAGATCGTCGAGGCCATTAAGTGGAAGAAAGTCGACATAGTGATCACGGCAGGCGTCACGCCGGATAGGGACTACGCCATAAGGCGCGTGGCCGCCGATACGTCGACCCCCCTCGTGTTGCACCCCTCGCTAGGGCTGGAGCTGGCCGCCGCCTTCGACTGGTTGAGGAAGGGCGGGAGGCTCGGGGTAGAGCCGTGGTGA